The following are encoded in a window of Deinococcus ruber genomic DNA:
- a CDS encoding TetR/AcrR family transcriptional regulator, with product MAPNDTLRARQRQRARPTKTALTRQGIIHAALTILRAEGLSKLTLRRIAAALETGPASLYVYFRDTEDLHVQLLDALLEPVNTAILPDGPWQDRLNTLLIRYRDVLFTYPEIARMALSTRLSGPQYLTLVDAALALLQEGGLTDHQAAWGIDLLLLFATSVAAEQSTRQSKPGAAEQESTLAFEVAAADPRQYPQIARLGQALLSGTGPERFKWGLNVLLAGMQCPEDAAPSAAAAP from the coding sequence ATGGCACCGAACGACACCCTACGGGCCCGCCAACGTCAGCGCGCGCGGCCCACCAAGACCGCGCTCACCCGTCAGGGCATCATCCACGCCGCCCTGACGATCCTGCGCGCAGAGGGCCTGAGCAAACTCACCCTCCGCCGGATCGCCGCCGCCCTCGAGACTGGTCCCGCCTCCCTCTACGTCTACTTCCGTGACACCGAAGACCTGCATGTTCAGCTTCTCGACGCCCTGCTCGAACCGGTCAACACGGCCATCCTCCCCGACGGCCCGTGGCAGGACCGCCTCAACACACTCCTCATACGCTACCGAGATGTGCTCTTCACCTACCCAGAGATCGCCCGCATGGCCCTCTCCACCCGTCTCAGCGGACCGCAGTACCTCACGTTGGTCGATGCCGCCCTGGCACTCCTGCAGGAAGGTGGTCTGACGGACCATCAGGCCGCCTGGGGCATTGATCTGCTGCTGCTGTTCGCCACGTCAGTCGCCGCCGAGCAGAGCACCCGGCAGTCCAAGCCTGGCGCCGCCGAACAGGAGTCCACCCTGGCATTCGAGGTCGCTGCCGCCGACCCCCGGCAGTACCCCCAGATCGCCCGCCTGGGTCAGGCCCTGCTCTCCGGCACCGGACCTGAACGCTTCAAATGGGGCCTGAACGTGCTGCTGGCTGGGATGCAGTGTCCAGAGGATGCCGCTCCCAGTGCGGCTGCAGCTCCTTAA